From the genome of Rhizobacter sp. AJA081-3:
ACGGCCCAGGGCAACCAGGGCCTCCGCCCGGGTAACCACGTTGACCTCGTACTGACGAGGGTCGGTGGCACGATCCAACTTCCCGAGCGCTCGATCGGCATAGGCCAGCGCCTCTTGCGCACGTCCGAGCTTCAGCTGCGAGACGGCGATGGCGTGTTCGGCGTAGGAAACTCCGATCGCGTCACCGAGTCTTCTGCTGGCCTCGGTGACCTCCTCGAAGCTGCGGATGGCTTCGGCCCATTGCTGCTGTGCCTGCTGGCTCTGGCCGATGCCGAAGCCATAGACAGCGCTGTCGAAGGTGGCCCCGCGCTGGCGTGCGGCGGAATACAGCGTCTGCAGCAGGCGCTTCGCCTCGTCGACGTCACCGACACGGCGGTAGTGGTTGGCAATGTGTCCGAGGCACAGCGTGTGGTCGAGTGCAGGGCCCTGGTTCTTGAGCTGTTCGCAGGCAGAGATCAGGTCCTGCTGAGCGATGTCCCAATCGCCACTGCGGGAGCGGTGTACGCCGCGTTCCATCAGCACCAGGCCGCGGATGCCGGCATCGGCCGGCTGCGCTGTGAGCGCGAGAAGCGCCTCGAACTCGGCGCGGCCGGCCTCTTTCTCCCCAATCTCGACCAGCATGCCCGCGCGGCAGGCGCGCAGCCGAAGCCAGGGCTCGCGTGCTGGCGAGTCCGGCCTGGCGGCCGCAGTCTCCAGCCCGGCGTGGGCGACGGCGAGGGCCTGGGAGGCGTCGACATCCGTCAGGACGCGGCATTCGGCCTCGTCGACCGTCAGCCGCAGATCGAGCCGATTCTGAGCCAAGGCCTCGCGACGCAGCGATCGCAGCGTGGCCAGGCCGCGTTGTGGGTCGACCCCTGCTTCCTGGCGTGCCGCCATCACCCGCTCGGCCAGCCCGCCGCCATTCGCGGTGGCGGCAGCCGCCCACAGGGCAAGCCCAAGCCCTGCAAGCGCCCGCTTGCAGCAGATGCTGCGGATCGCCACGGATACAGGTACGGGCATGGCTCGACTCTAGCGGCGCGCGGGTCTCAAGGGCGGCGAGCTGCTCGCCGCGATGCGAGTACTTTCCCTCGGGAGTTTCGCCTGGAGGGCATCGACTTCTTCAGCCCCCTCACTGCACGTGGTCCGTCGGGCGCCCTGCGGGTTCTTCGAGTGCGAGGGGCCAGGCGGATCAATCTGCCAGCACCAGCCGATCACGCCCTTCGGTCTTGGCGCGGTAGAGGGCCCGGTCGGCACGGGTCAGGGCGGCAGCGATATCGGCATCGCCCTCCATCACCTGCGCGATGCCGATGCTGGCGGTCGCCTGCACGGCGACTCCGGCCAGGGTGATCGGGTGATGCCGCAGGTGCACGAGCAGCCGTTCGCCCGCCAGCGCGGCGCCCTGCAGGTCCGT
Proteins encoded in this window:
- a CDS encoding diguanylate cyclase; this encodes MAIRSICCKRALAGLGLALWAAAATANGGGLAERVMAARQEAGVDPQRGLATLRSLRREALAQNRLDLRLTVDEAECRVLTDVDASQALAVAHAGLETAAARPDSPAREPWLRLRACRAGMLVEIGEKEAGRAEFEALLALTAQPADAGIRGLVLMERGVHRSRSGDWDIAQQDLISACEQLKNQGPALDHTLCLGHIANHYRRVGDVDEAKRLLQTLYSAARQRGATFDSAVYGFGIGQSQQAQQQWAEAIRSFEEVTEASRRLGDAIGVSYAEHAIAVSQLKLGRAQEALAYADRALGKLDRATDPRQYEVNVVTRAEALVALGRAAEANAELERVEQALRKRGDQPTLALWLNVRATALRQLGRWREAYLALADERAIQGQLQELRVSQQSARLRMQFNRSRDADDISALRQLNEQGQRLRQTQAVALVLFVILLAAVFTVAVRKFRQARHLQNLASTDDLTGLANRRALMAFANDAVERAHRDQVALAVLMIDIDHFKRINDSHGHAVGDQVLRHASRVLAAGLRERDRLGRVGGEEFVAVLPGATLAQARQVAERMRNAIDAARLIGPSGEVRFTVSIGVAGAQMAESADALLERADAALYAAKNGGRNAVVIAQTEDLPLDAA